Proteins found in one Melospiza melodia melodia isolate bMelMel2 chromosome 13, bMelMel2.pri, whole genome shotgun sequence genomic segment:
- the NUDT7 gene encoding peroxisomal coenzyme A diphosphatase NUDT7: protein MAAEREEPGRAPRACPGPCPGPCPCPGPGHERGTARGCPSSALPAPGHGAMESARRRLRQFDIGDRFSGLPLPRAAVLLPLMVRAGRLHLLLTVRSLQLRRSPGEVCFPGGKREDTDRDDIDTALREAKEEVGLQPEKVEVICRLMPGIDKMNNLVTPVVGFIEETFQVTPNPDEVSEVFVVPLEYFVKPLDYKTFSYKTSSGYSTRVHCFTYHDQEHRKSFKIWGLTAHFAVFLALVIFGERPTFEVDYDLDNLFSSSENYFTNLYASIHERKKSNL from the exons ATGGCGGCGGAGCGGGAGGAGCCGGGCCGCGCTCCCCGTGCCTGTCCCGGGCcctgtcccggtccctgtccctgtcccggccCGGGGCATGAGCGGGGCACGGCCCGAGGGTGCCCGAGCTCCGCTCTGCCCGCTCCTGGGCACGGCGCCATGGAGAGCGCCCGGCGCCGCCTGAGGCAGTTCGATATCGGGGACAGGTTCTCCGGCCTGCCGCTGCCCAGAGCCGCCGTGCTGCTGCCGCTGATGGTGCGAGCGGGGCGGCTGCACCTGCTGCTCACCGTCCGCTCGCTGCAG CTGAGAAGATCACCAGGGGAAGTGTGTTTTCCAGGAGGTAAAAGGGAAGACACTGATAGAGATGACATTGACACTGCTCTCCGAGAAGCTAAAGAAGAAGTGGGTCTTCAGCCAGAGAAGGTGGAAGTCATCTGTAGGCTGATGCCTGGAATTGATAAA aTGAATAACTTGGTGACACCCGTTGTAGGATTTATAGAGGAAACATTCCAGGTCACTCCTAACCCAGATGAAGTGAGCGAGGTTTTTGTTGTGCCTTTGGAGTACTTTGTCAAGCCCTTAGATTACAAGACCTTCTCTTATAAAACCTCCTCAGGGTACTCAACTCGAGTACACTGCTTTACATACCATGACCAGGAACACAGAAAGTCATTCAAGATATGGGGACTGACTGCACACTTCGCTGTATTTCTTGCTCTTGTAATTTTTGGAGAGAGACCTACCTTTGAAGTGGATTATGATCTTGACAACTTATTTTCATCTTCTGAGAATTACTTCACTAATTTGTATGCATCTATACATGAAAGAAAGAAGAGTAATCTGTGA